Proteins encoded by one window of Lates calcarifer isolate ASB-BC8 linkage group LG7_1, TLL_Latcal_v3, whole genome shotgun sequence:
- the ccnk gene encoding cyclin-K isoform X1 — MLKQSSAAGPSTVASPQPMKESKDNLSMTGQAILDHIKPCWYWDKKDLAHTPSQSEGLDPGTEARYRREGARFIFDVGTRLGLHYDTLATGIIYFHRFYMFHSFKQFPRYVTGACCLFLAGKVEETPKKCKDIIKTARSLLNDVQFAQFGDDPKEEVMVLERILLQTIKFDLQVEHPYMFLLRYVKQLKGEKNKVCKVLQMAWTFVNDSLCTMLSLQWEPEIIAVAVMYLAGRLCKFDIQEWTAKQSSRRWWEQFVQDVPVELLEDICHQILDLYSQGNKPIPQQMQEKERAAAPPAPAPPAPPQGQPPVSNPPPPPPKKTSPQGGSPARQLKRSHASPKDEPKAPEQVGSKIPRLESPMPPLPTSQPPSDRKAPAPAPPTEAEPGSETAPPPPHAPPPHQPPPLPHRPPPPPPSNYIMSTTSSYMSGEGYQNLQSMMKTEGPSYAPMPPSYAPPMPPYHPHYPPPAAPPPGPPPPPSTYPPPSLPPTYPPPGYNSYPPPPPPRMPPGHVPPPGIGLPPAGYPPPPPVPPGQSQVPLPPPPGMPLNRGGWMR, encoded by the exons ATGTTAAAG CAGTCCAGTGCAGCGGGTCCCTCCACCGTTGCCTCTCCTCAACCAATGAAGGAATCCAAGGATAACTTATCAATGACTGGCCAAGCAATTCTGGACCACATCAAGCCATGCTGGTACTGGGACAAGAAAGATTTGGCCCACACCCCGTCTCAATCTGAGGGCCTGGACCCTGGCACAGAGGCTCGGTATCGGCGAGAAGGAGCCCGCTTCATATTTGACGTGGGCACAAGACTTGGCCT ACATTATGACACTCTGGCAACTGGCATCATATATTTCCATCGCTTCTACATGTTTCACTCTTTCAAGCAGTTTCCCAGATAT GTGACGGGTGCTTGCTGTCTTTTCCTGGCAGGGAAAGTGGAGGAAACCCCAAAGAAGTGTAAAGACATCATCAAAACAGCTCGCAGCTTACTGAATGATGTGCAGTTTGCCCAGTTTGGAGATGACCCCAAG GAAGAGGTGATGGTGTTGGAGAGAATTTTGCTCCAGACTATCAAATTTGACCTGCAGGTGGAGCACCCCTACATGTTCTTGCTGCGTTACGTCAAGCAGCTCAAAG GGGAGAAGAACAAAGTGTGTAAAGTGCTGCAAATGGCATGGACATTTGTTAACGACAG CCTGTGCACCATGCTGTCTCTGCAGTGGGAGCCAGAGATTATCGCAGTAGCAGTCATGTACCTGGCTGGCCGCCTCTGCAAGTTTGACATCCAGGAGTGGACTGCCAAGCAGTCGTCACGTCGCTGGTGGGAGCAGTTTGTCCAAGATGTCCCAGTTGAGCTGCTTGAAG ACATTTGCCACCAGATCTTGGATCTGTACTCCCAGGGCAACAAGCCCATCCCTCAGCAGATGCAGGAGAAGGAGCGGGCAGCTGCACCTCCTGCCCCTGCTCCTCCGGCTCCACCACAGGGACAGCCCCCGGTCTCGAACCCTCCTCCCCCACCGCCAAAGAAGACTTCCCCTCAGGGTGGTAGCCCTGCACGCCAGCTCAAACGCTCACAT gcATCCCCCAAAGATGAACCAAAGGCTCCAG AGCAAGTTGGGTCAAAGATTCCTCGACTGGAGAGCCCAATGCCTCCTCTGCCTACATCACAGCCTCCCTCAG ACCGAaaagctccagctccagcacctCCCACAGAAGCCGAACCAGGAAGCGAgactgctcctcctcccccgcATGCCCCACCGCCACACCAGCCTCCTCCCCTGCCCCACCGTCCTCCTCCACCCCCGCCCTCCAACTACATCATGTCCACCACCAGCTCCTACATGTCCGGGGAGGGCTATCAGAACCTGCAGTCGATGATGAAGACAGAGGGTCCCTCCTACGCCCCTATGCCGCCCAGCTACGCACCCCCAATGCCGCCATACCACCCCCACTATCCACCGCCTGCAGCGCCCCCTCCAGGCCCTCCGCCTCCACCTTCCACCTACCCACCACCTAGCTTGCCCCCAACCTATCCTCCTCCAGGTTACAACAGCTACCCTCCACCACCGCCTCCACGCATGCCACCAGGCCATGTACCCCCTCCAGGAATTGGCCTTCCACCTGCTGGGtaccctccccctccccctgtGCCCCCAGGACAGTCACAGGTCCCCCTTCCCCCTCCGCCTGGCATGCCCC
- the ccnk gene encoding cyclin-K isoform X2 — translation MLKSSAAGPSTVASPQPMKESKDNLSMTGQAILDHIKPCWYWDKKDLAHTPSQSEGLDPGTEARYRREGARFIFDVGTRLGLHYDTLATGIIYFHRFYMFHSFKQFPRYVTGACCLFLAGKVEETPKKCKDIIKTARSLLNDVQFAQFGDDPKEEVMVLERILLQTIKFDLQVEHPYMFLLRYVKQLKGEKNKVCKVLQMAWTFVNDSLCTMLSLQWEPEIIAVAVMYLAGRLCKFDIQEWTAKQSSRRWWEQFVQDVPVELLEDICHQILDLYSQGNKPIPQQMQEKERAAAPPAPAPPAPPQGQPPVSNPPPPPPKKTSPQGGSPARQLKRSHASPKDEPKAPEQVGSKIPRLESPMPPLPTSQPPSDRKAPAPAPPTEAEPGSETAPPPPHAPPPHQPPPLPHRPPPPPPSNYIMSTTSSYMSGEGYQNLQSMMKTEGPSYAPMPPSYAPPMPPYHPHYPPPAAPPPGPPPPPSTYPPPSLPPTYPPPGYNSYPPPPPPRMPPGHVPPPGIGLPPAGYPPPPPVPPGQSQVPLPPPPGMPLNRGGWMR, via the exons ATGTTAAAG TCCAGTGCAGCGGGTCCCTCCACCGTTGCCTCTCCTCAACCAATGAAGGAATCCAAGGATAACTTATCAATGACTGGCCAAGCAATTCTGGACCACATCAAGCCATGCTGGTACTGGGACAAGAAAGATTTGGCCCACACCCCGTCTCAATCTGAGGGCCTGGACCCTGGCACAGAGGCTCGGTATCGGCGAGAAGGAGCCCGCTTCATATTTGACGTGGGCACAAGACTTGGCCT ACATTATGACACTCTGGCAACTGGCATCATATATTTCCATCGCTTCTACATGTTTCACTCTTTCAAGCAGTTTCCCAGATAT GTGACGGGTGCTTGCTGTCTTTTCCTGGCAGGGAAAGTGGAGGAAACCCCAAAGAAGTGTAAAGACATCATCAAAACAGCTCGCAGCTTACTGAATGATGTGCAGTTTGCCCAGTTTGGAGATGACCCCAAG GAAGAGGTGATGGTGTTGGAGAGAATTTTGCTCCAGACTATCAAATTTGACCTGCAGGTGGAGCACCCCTACATGTTCTTGCTGCGTTACGTCAAGCAGCTCAAAG GGGAGAAGAACAAAGTGTGTAAAGTGCTGCAAATGGCATGGACATTTGTTAACGACAG CCTGTGCACCATGCTGTCTCTGCAGTGGGAGCCAGAGATTATCGCAGTAGCAGTCATGTACCTGGCTGGCCGCCTCTGCAAGTTTGACATCCAGGAGTGGACTGCCAAGCAGTCGTCACGTCGCTGGTGGGAGCAGTTTGTCCAAGATGTCCCAGTTGAGCTGCTTGAAG ACATTTGCCACCAGATCTTGGATCTGTACTCCCAGGGCAACAAGCCCATCCCTCAGCAGATGCAGGAGAAGGAGCGGGCAGCTGCACCTCCTGCCCCTGCTCCTCCGGCTCCACCACAGGGACAGCCCCCGGTCTCGAACCCTCCTCCCCCACCGCCAAAGAAGACTTCCCCTCAGGGTGGTAGCCCTGCACGCCAGCTCAAACGCTCACAT gcATCCCCCAAAGATGAACCAAAGGCTCCAG AGCAAGTTGGGTCAAAGATTCCTCGACTGGAGAGCCCAATGCCTCCTCTGCCTACATCACAGCCTCCCTCAG ACCGAaaagctccagctccagcacctCCCACAGAAGCCGAACCAGGAAGCGAgactgctcctcctcccccgcATGCCCCACCGCCACACCAGCCTCCTCCCCTGCCCCACCGTCCTCCTCCACCCCCGCCCTCCAACTACATCATGTCCACCACCAGCTCCTACATGTCCGGGGAGGGCTATCAGAACCTGCAGTCGATGATGAAGACAGAGGGTCCCTCCTACGCCCCTATGCCGCCCAGCTACGCACCCCCAATGCCGCCATACCACCCCCACTATCCACCGCCTGCAGCGCCCCCTCCAGGCCCTCCGCCTCCACCTTCCACCTACCCACCACCTAGCTTGCCCCCAACCTATCCTCCTCCAGGTTACAACAGCTACCCTCCACCACCGCCTCCACGCATGCCACCAGGCCATGTACCCCCTCCAGGAATTGGCCTTCCACCTGCTGGGtaccctccccctccccctgtGCCCCCAGGACAGTCACAGGTCCCCCTTCCCCCTCCGCCTGGCATGCCCC